A single Papilio machaon chromosome 12, ilPapMach1.1, whole genome shotgun sequence DNA region contains:
- the LOC106719193 gene encoding verprolin, which produces MPVRHRGLGDELAPPEPKRCRHCDESRSSCGGSSGSEGSEGRASWRVTLDHDLVETLSAIYPEWFKPQPRRERSRPASPPSFSSPPSPPSPASPPPSDDNFSSGAEEMAGRQASRSGVSEPASSPPRLSPPKVVVDDSPLQPAMGKHKESLKVKLTMRPPLNQLVAQGIMPPLNTPAAYFEQCKQLERAKTGDLLKAKIQRRPDRQELERRHILEQESHVDPSLAEKQRMLKKARLADQLNDQLSHRPGPLELIKKNILHTEENIETAVKSGTLAFKATSEGASGRPQHPSSYCGPPDEVSPSPSPPSTLSPASVASPPQHPAPGKDKNRKKSKQKHQPKSRLKFHEYKGPPNAQKASSPPGSVETPYELLLQQQQLLLQLSCPLLLPASPAPSSAASVASDSSDAFPVPPPPPPPPGPALAAARFEDMKVSDLRAECKRRNLRVSGPKPQLIDRLRPYLTEMQEEPPKSPVSIASPEMRDPEPPEDIVQSQRRQIEELERKLEASRQQLEAVRRDAAGAAASDQSRRLLQAHLCVSQLRAQLDALQHAPAQTHAPRYLLTDTAPDRLVRLFTVTPPTAAPEAAQDTQPKAGNPAYILNGVKVVPIAILPTHYEPERAPPPPPPMPQTPLSIQDSEDSRIMDDVLEILVENGELPPSAVGDVTVDPAMDAGYLTGSNDFSPADVLSDDVLGDSHVRDSLAADELQRELNDIQNEIMNHAASDSSRCDLDPTAADIDADLSAHLLGSNDFHTSFTTDQSSNNHDDFFGRLLAGDCDEKPQIAMDIGDDMPERMSMTPLTNGDILDNRTGFEDMDDLSLPSFQNEDTRHGGYDERPCEFDFKDLEVLGGHMDSDSYDMDTELIPNLFGRGHVPQCDPLLGGVLSRPAPRPARKHYSWDKIEYDAT; this is translated from the exons AGAGTCGATCGTCGTGCGGTGGCAGCAGCGGCTCGGAGGGCTCAGAGGGGCGCGCGTCGTGGCGCGTCACCCTCGACCACGACCTCGTGGAGACCCTGAGCGCCATCTACCCTGAGTGGTTTAAGCCTCAGCCGCGCCGCGAGCGCAGCCGCCCCGCGTCGCCGCCCTCATTCTCGTCGCCGCCTTCGCCGCCCTCGCCAGCATCCCCGCCGCCCTCCGACGATAATTTCAG TTCGGGCGCGGAGGAGATGGCCGGGCGGCAGGCGAGCAGAAGCGGCGTCAGCGAGCCGGCCAGCTCGCCGCCGCGCCTCTCCCCGCCCAAGGTGGTCGTCGACGACAGCCCGCTGCAGCCCGCCATGGGGAAGCACAAGGAGT CGTTAAAAGTAAAGCTGACGATGCGGCCTCCGCTCAATCAGTTGGTGGCGCAAGGAATAATGCCCC CATTGAATACTCCAGCTGCGTATTTTGAACAATGCAAGCAACTTGAAAGAGCGAAAACTGGAGATTTGTTGAAAGCAAAAATACAAAGACGGCCTGATCGTCAAGAATTAGAACGAAGACATATTTTGGAACAA gAGAGTCATGTGGACCCCAGCCTGGCGGAGAAGCAACGCATGCTGAAAAAGGCCCGGCTGGCCGATCAACTGAACGATCAGCTGTCTCATAGGCCGGGACCCCTCGAGCtcattaaaaagaatatcttACACACGGAAGAGAATATTGAGACGGCCGTAAAGAGTGGGACCTTAGCATTCAAGGCGACAAGCGAAGGAGCCTCTGGACGGCCCCAACATCCATCATCATACTGCGGGCCCCCGGATGAGGTGTCGCCTTCACCGTCGCCACCATCGACCTTGTCTCCGGCGAGCGTAGCGTCTCCGCCCCAGCATCCCGCGCCGGGCAAAGATAAGAATCGGAAGAAAAGCAAACAAAAACACCAACCGAAGTCGAGATTGAAATTTCATGAATATAAAGGTCCCCCGAACGCTCAAAAGGCTTCATCGCCCCCGGGCTCCGTGGAAACGCCGTACGAGCTTCTACTTCAACAGCAACAGCTGCTCCTGCAGCTGAGCTGTCCGCTGCTGCTGCCAGCCTCACCGGCGCCCTCCTCGGCCGCCTCGGTCGCCTCGGACTCCTCCGACGCGTTCCCCgtcccgccgccgccgccccctCCCCCCGGTCCCGCACTCGCCGCTGCACGTTTCGAAGATATGAAAGTATCAGACCTGCGCGCCGAGTGCAAGCGCCGCAACCTGCGCGTGTCCGGTCCTAAACCGCAACTGATCGACCGACTCAGACCCTATTTAACCGAGATGCAAGAGGAGCCGCCGAAGTCTCCCGTGTCTATCGCGTCCCCCGAAATGAGAGATCCGGAGCCGCCGGAAGATATAGTACAATCTCAGCGACGTCAAATCGAAGAGCTCGAAAGAAAATTGGAGGCGTCGCGCCAGCAGTTGGAGGCGGTGAGGCGGGATGCCGCCGGCGCCGCCGCCAGCGACCAGAGCCGGCGGTTGTTGCAGGCGCACCTCTGTGTGTCGCAGCTTCGTGCTCAGCTCGACGCGCTGCAACATGCGCCCGCGCAGACGCACGCGCCGCGCTACCTGCTCACCGACACCGCGCCCGACCGCCTCGTGCGGCTCTTCACCGTCACGCCGCCCACCGCCGCGCCCGAGGCCGCTCAGGACACGCAGCCCAAGGCGGGTAATCCCGCCTACATACTCAATGGCGTCAAAGTCGTTCCCATAGCAATACTACCCACACATTACGAACCGGAACGTGCGCCTCCTCCGCCGCCGCCGATGCCTCAAACGCCTCTCTCGATACAAGACAGCGAAGACAGCAGAATCATGGATGACGTTTTAGAAATTCTCGTCGAAAACGGTGAACTGCCTCCGTCGGCGGTGGGGGACGTCACCGTCGATCCCGCCATGGACGCCGGCTACTTGACCGGCTCGAATGACTTTTCGCCGGCCGACGTGTTGAGTGACGATGTTCTCGGGGACTCGCACGTGCGCGATTCTCTCGCCGCCGACGAGCTGCAGCGAGAACTCAACgatatacaaaatgaaataatgaacCACGCGGCGAGCGACTCCAGCAGGTGCGACTTGGACCCCACGGCGGCCGACATCGACGCGGATCTAAGCGCACATCTGTTGGGCTCGAACGACTTCCACACCAGCTTCACGACGGACCAGAGCTCCAACAACCACGACGACTTTTTCGGCAGGCTATTGGCGGGAGACTGCGACGAGAAACCGCAAATAGCAATGGACATCGGCGACGACATGCCCGAGCGTATGAGCATGACTCCCCTCACCAACGGGGACATCCTGGACAATCGCACAGGCTTCGAGGATATGGACGACCTGTCGCTGCCGTCCTTCCAGAACGAGGACACGAGGCACGGCGGGTACGACGAGCGGCCTTGCGAGTTCGACTTCAAGGACCTGGAGGTCCTCGGGGGACACATGGACAGCGACAGCTACGACATGGACACGGAGCTGATCCCCAACCTGTTCGGGCGCGGGCACGTGCCGCAGTGCGACCCGCTGCTGGGCGGCGTGCTGTCGCGTCCTGCGCCGCGTCCCGCGCGCAAACACTACTCCTGGGACAAGATTGAGTACGACGCCACCTga